A single Leptospira kirschneri serovar Cynopteri str. 3522 CT DNA region contains:
- a CDS encoding LIC11874 family lipoprotein, with protein sequence MSHFAGRILKLFVFVTILLLSNCFDYEETLTINHDFSGTLEVAYVVPTRRNSDESLIKFLPTQKDEILGRLNKGFFSRNVSLKDYTYQKIVIPETDPSLFREKAKVYYKVEFQDLSQIEDAMLGKVQVRKKGNTLYVKREIPMISRSPETLKKDGEKKIYSETLRLLRTSSILFKVNFPIASICRSNRGDVNLGKLSYRLPLTETIEKTGNNSWDYRITVIY encoded by the coding sequence TTGTTTCGACTATGAGGAAACACTCACCATCAATCATGATTTTTCTGGAACATTAGAAGTTGCTTATGTAGTTCCTACTCGTAGAAATTCGGATGAATCTCTCATCAAGTTTCTTCCCACTCAGAAGGATGAAATTTTAGGAAGATTGAATAAAGGTTTTTTCTCTAGAAATGTTTCGTTAAAGGATTATACGTATCAAAAAATCGTAATTCCGGAAACGGACCCGAGTTTATTTCGAGAAAAGGCGAAAGTTTATTATAAGGTGGAATTTCAAGATCTTTCTCAAATTGAAGACGCGATGCTTGGAAAGGTTCAGGTTCGTAAAAAAGGAAATACTCTTTATGTTAAAAGGGAAATTCCTATGATTAGTCGTTCACCTGAAACTCTCAAAAAAGATGGAGAAAAAAAGATTTATTCGGAAACCCTTCGTTTATTGCGTACAAGTTCTATTTTATTTAAGGTAAATTTTCCGATAGCTTCTATCTGTAGATCCAATAGAGGCGACGTAAATTTGGGAAAACTCAGTTATCGTTTACCTCTTACAGAGACGATCGAAAAAACCGGAAATAATTCCTGGGATTATAGGATTACTGTAATTTATTGA
- a CDS encoding menaquinone biosynthetic enzyme MqnA/MqnD family protein has translation MKIGIVKHLNARPLTWGFEKNKKHEIVPENPAILKDYLLNGTIDLGLISSIECIRNDRVLNTYYGTGVCAREKVRSILFFKNKRENFPPKQILTDNGSKTSVALIRVLIYEESGLIPYVEPTDSKLIQKKISNGIGSHMLFGDNALLAKWNPEFYEVKDLAQWWNELTGLGFIFALWASKKSLKLDDSIFIQSLEYGISQIEEIISHESRLSSSLVREYLTKELHYKITEEDQKGFLLFREKCSRLNLL, from the coding sequence TTGAAGATTGGAATCGTTAAACATCTAAACGCAAGACCATTAACCTGGGGATTCGAAAAAAATAAGAAACACGAAATTGTTCCGGAAAATCCCGCTATTTTAAAAGATTATCTATTAAACGGAACCATTGATTTAGGATTGATTTCTTCGATCGAATGTATTCGAAACGATCGAGTCCTAAACACGTATTATGGCACCGGAGTCTGCGCTCGAGAAAAGGTAAGATCCATTCTTTTTTTTAAAAATAAAAGAGAAAACTTTCCTCCTAAACAAATTCTAACGGACAACGGATCTAAAACGAGCGTAGCCCTTATCCGAGTTTTAATTTATGAAGAAAGTGGTTTGATTCCCTACGTAGAACCTACCGATTCAAAACTGATTCAGAAAAAAATTTCAAATGGAATCGGTTCACACATGTTATTTGGAGACAATGCTCTTTTGGCAAAATGGAATCCAGAATTTTACGAGGTCAAAGACCTAGCTCAGTGGTGGAACGAACTCACAGGACTCGGTTTTATATTTGCTCTTTGGGCGAGTAAAAAATCCTTAAAATTAGACGATTCTATCTTCATTCAATCTTTAGAATATGGAATTTCTCAAATAGAAGAAATCATTTCTCATGAATCCAGACTTTCTTCGAGTTTAGTCCGGGAATATCTTACAAAAGAACTTCATTATAAAATTACGGAAGAAGATCAAAAAGGATTTTTACTTTTTAGAGAAAAATGCAGCCGATTAAATCTTTTATAA